The following coding sequences are from one Streptomyces sp. NBC_01294 window:
- a CDS encoding helix-turn-helix transcriptional regulator translates to MRADRLLSLLLLLQNRGRMTAPELAAELEVSVRTVYRDIDALSASGVPVLADRGPAGGYRLTDGYRTRLTGLTDNQAGSLFLAGAPGPARELGLGADLAAAQLKLQAALPAALAGRARQIRDRFHLDAPAWFREADPVPHLAQIAQAVWDQRLLHAHYRRPRGEVRRELRPLGLVLKGGIWYLVAAAEEAVRTYRVSRFLAVETAPDGFERPAGFELAAYWRESTGRLDAALHQQTAELRLSPLGQRLLPMRFGAAGARALADAGPADADGWVRLRLPVESEAVAVGDLLRLGTEAEVLGPPELRRALAETVTALAGRYACPPHGRDGQEERDGQDGQDGP, encoded by the coding sequence ATGCGCGCCGACCGGCTCCTCTCCCTGCTCCTGCTGCTGCAGAACCGCGGCCGGATGACCGCGCCCGAGCTCGCCGCCGAGCTCGAGGTGTCCGTGCGCACCGTCTACCGCGACATCGACGCCCTCAGTGCCTCCGGCGTCCCCGTCCTCGCCGACCGGGGCCCGGCCGGCGGCTACCGGCTGACCGACGGCTACCGCACCCGCCTCACCGGCCTCACGGACAACCAGGCCGGCTCCCTCTTCCTGGCGGGCGCCCCCGGACCCGCGCGGGAACTCGGCCTCGGCGCCGACCTGGCCGCGGCCCAGCTGAAGCTCCAGGCCGCGCTCCCCGCCGCACTCGCCGGACGGGCCCGGCAGATCCGGGACCGCTTCCACCTCGACGCACCGGCCTGGTTCCGGGAGGCCGACCCCGTCCCGCACCTCGCGCAGATCGCCCAGGCCGTCTGGGACCAGCGCCTCCTGCACGCCCACTACCGCCGCCCGCGCGGCGAGGTGCGGCGCGAGCTGCGGCCGCTCGGCCTCGTCCTCAAGGGCGGCATCTGGTACCTCGTGGCCGCGGCCGAGGAGGCCGTCCGCACCTACCGGGTCTCCCGGTTCCTGGCGGTGGAGACGGCGCCGGACGGCTTCGAACGGCCCGCCGGATTCGAACTCGCCGCGTACTGGCGGGAGTCCACCGGCCGCCTGGACGCGGCGCTCCACCAGCAGACCGCCGAGCTGCGGCTGTCCCCGCTCGGTCAGCGGCTGCTGCCGATGCGGTTCGGGGCGGCGGGCGCGCGGGCGCTCGCCGACGCCGGCCCCGCCGACGCGGACGGCTGGGTCCGGCTGCGGCTCCCCGTCGAGTCCGAGGCCGTCGCCGTCGGCGACCTGCTCCGGCTGGGCACGGAAGCCGAGGTGCTCGGCCCGCCCGAACTGCGCCGCGCCCTCGCGGAGACGGTGACCGCGCTCGCCGGACGCTACGCCTGCCCGCCGCACGGGCGGGACGGGCAGGAGGAGCGGGACGGACAGGACGGGCAGGACGGGCCCTAG
- a CDS encoding GNAT family N-acetyltransferase: MEIELRETTDDDLAVFWEQSTDPALQRMAALTREYHYDRGRFDAHWEKVRGDPAVTPRTVLADGVVVGHAAVFGPPEEREVTYVIGREHWGRGIATRALAELIRLEDTRPLHAGAAADNAGSIRVLEKCGFTVTGRVREFALARGEEMDVVLLTLR, from the coding sequence GTGGAGATCGAGCTGCGCGAGACGACGGACGACGATCTCGCCGTCTTCTGGGAGCAGTCGACGGACCCCGCCCTCCAGCGAATGGCGGCGTTGACGAGGGAGTACCACTACGACCGGGGCCGCTTCGACGCGCATTGGGAGAAAGTGCGGGGCGACCCGGCCGTGACGCCGCGCACGGTGCTGGCCGACGGAGTCGTGGTCGGCCACGCCGCCGTGTTCGGGCCGCCGGAAGAGCGCGAGGTGACGTACGTGATCGGCCGCGAGCACTGGGGACGGGGCATCGCGACCCGGGCGCTGGCGGAGCTGATCCGGCTGGAGGACACCCGCCCCCTGCACGCGGGGGCGGCGGCCGACAACGCGGGCTCGATCCGCGTGCTGGAGAAGTGCGGTTTCACCGTCACCGGCCGCGTCCGCGAATTCGCCCTGGCCCGCGGCGAAGAGATGGACGTCGTCCTGCTCACCCTGCGCTGA
- a CDS encoding helix-turn-helix domain-containing protein, whose product MDKPSDKPSPHQAVLDEVAPRLKRLRAQSGLTLAALSEATGISKSTLSRLESGQRRPSLELLLPLAAAYRVPLDDLVGAPEVGDPRVRLTPRTLPNGGTAVPLTRGPGPLQAYKMLIPDRGGEPDPRTHEGYEWLYVLEGRLRLVLAEHDLVLGPGEVAEFDTRLPHWFTSADGRPVEILSLFGRQGERMHIRAKPRT is encoded by the coding sequence ATGGACAAGCCATCGGACAAGCCATCTCCCCACCAAGCGGTCCTCGACGAGGTCGCACCCCGGCTCAAACGGCTGCGCGCTCAGAGCGGCCTCACCCTGGCCGCGCTCTCCGAGGCGACCGGCATCTCGAAGAGCACTCTGTCCCGGCTGGAGTCCGGGCAGCGCCGCCCCAGCCTGGAACTGCTGCTGCCGCTCGCCGCGGCGTACCGGGTGCCCCTGGACGACCTGGTCGGCGCTCCCGAGGTGGGGGATCCCCGGGTCCGGCTGACCCCGCGCACCCTGCCGAACGGCGGCACGGCCGTCCCCCTGACCCGCGGCCCGGGCCCCCTCCAGGCGTACAAGATGCTCATCCCCGACCGGGGCGGCGAGCCGGATCCCCGGACGCACGAGGGCTACGAGTGGCTGTACGTGCTGGAGGGCCGTCTGCGACTCGTCCTCGCCGAGCACGACCTGGTCCTCGGCCCCGGCGAGGTGGCCGAGTTCGACACCCGGCTGCCCCACTGGTTCACCAGCGCGGACGGGCGGCCCGTGGAGATCCTCAGCCTCTTCGGGCGGCAGGGGGAGCGCATGCACATTCGCGCCAAGCCCCGCACGTGA
- a CDS encoding IS481 family transposase, which produces MPHRNAPLTETGRLRLARCVVEDGWTHRRAAERFQVSPTTAQRWADRYRTLGDAGMHDRSSRPHNSPRRTPTRTERRIIKVRVLRRWGPARIAHLLGLVPSTVHRVLTRFGLARLSHLDRATGRVIRRYERPKPGELVHVDIKKLGNIPDGGGHRALGRQAGRKTRSGTGYSYIHTAVDDHSRLAYSEILADEKKETAAGFWTRAQAFFTGCGITVERVLTDNGACYKSHAWRDTLAAAGITHKRTRPYRPQTNGKVERLNRTLLEEWAYARPYRSEQERRDAFPGWLHTYNHHRGHTALAGKPPASRVPNLTGQYT; this is translated from the coding sequence ATGCCCCACCGTAATGCACCCCTGACCGAGACCGGACGGCTGCGGCTTGCCCGCTGCGTGGTCGAGGACGGCTGGACCCACCGCCGGGCAGCCGAACGCTTCCAGGTCTCCCCGACGACCGCCCAGCGGTGGGCCGACCGCTACCGAACGCTCGGCGACGCGGGCATGCACGACCGGTCTTCCCGCCCGCACAACAGCCCGCGCCGGACCCCGACCCGCACCGAACGCCGGATCATCAAGGTCCGCGTCCTGCGCAGGTGGGGACCCGCCCGCATCGCCCACCTGCTCGGCCTGGTGCCCTCAACCGTGCACCGGGTGCTGACCCGGTTCGGCCTGGCCCGCCTGTCCCATCTGGACCGGGCCACCGGCCGCGTCATACGACGCTACGAACGACCCAAGCCCGGCGAACTCGTCCACGTCGACATCAAGAAGCTCGGCAACATCCCTGACGGCGGCGGCCACAGGGCTCTCGGCCGACAGGCAGGCCGCAAGACCAGGTCCGGCACGGGCTACAGCTACATCCACACCGCCGTCGACGACCACTCCCGCCTCGCCTACAGCGAGATCCTGGCCGACGAGAAGAAGGAGACCGCCGCCGGCTTCTGGACCCGGGCCCAGGCGTTCTTCACCGGCTGCGGGATCACCGTCGAACGCGTCCTGACCGACAACGGCGCCTGCTACAAGTCCCACGCCTGGCGCGACACCCTGGCGGCGGCCGGGATCACCCACAAGCGAACCCGGCCCTACCGGCCCCAGACCAACGGCAAAGTCGAACGCCTCAACCGCACCCTGCTGGAGGAATGGGCCTATGCCCGCCCCTACCGGTCAGAGCAGGAACGACGCGACGCTTTCCCCGGCTGGCTGCACACCTACAATCACCACCGCGGACACACCGCGCTCGCAGGCAAACCACCCGCCAGCCGCGTCCCCAACCTCACAGGGCAATACACCTAG
- a CDS encoding GNAT family N-acetyltransferase has translation MGMLNALADRIGRGETVEFRPTGGSMVPLIHSRQRVRVAPADPALVEVGDIVLARVSGTVYLHLVSAVDAPRRRVQISNNHGRVNGWTGHDRVVGICLAVDGVPRSRAADKVRRPAIRALPLATRRLDLLPLLPSHADEMSLVLADPALHAFTGGAPLSRDGLRARYERLADGSPDPAVVWANWVLSVRGQGRLVGTVQATIAPARGQAELAWVVGTPWQGHGFAAEAARALAAWLERIPVDRLIAHIHPDHTASAAVAAGCGMRPTERRRDGEIRWESGGGRDGGLSAG, from the coding sequence ATGGGCATGCTCAACGCGCTGGCGGACCGCATCGGCCGGGGCGAGACCGTGGAGTTCCGGCCGACCGGCGGATCCATGGTGCCGCTGATCCACAGCCGGCAGCGGGTCCGGGTCGCACCGGCCGACCCGGCTCTGGTCGAGGTCGGCGACATCGTCCTGGCCCGCGTCTCGGGCACGGTGTACCTGCATCTCGTGTCGGCGGTGGACGCCCCGCGCCGGCGCGTGCAGATCAGCAACAACCACGGCCGTGTCAACGGCTGGACCGGCCACGACCGGGTGGTGGGCATCTGCCTGGCCGTGGACGGCGTACCCCGGTCGCGGGCCGCCGACAAGGTGCGCCGGCCCGCGATCCGGGCCCTCCCGCTCGCCACCCGGCGCCTGGACCTGCTTCCGTTGCTCCCTTCGCACGCCGACGAGATGAGCCTGGTCCTGGCCGACCCCGCGCTGCACGCCTTCACCGGTGGCGCGCCGCTGTCGCGGGACGGACTCCGCGCCCGCTACGAGCGCCTCGCCGACGGCTCCCCCGACCCTGCGGTGGTGTGGGCCAATTGGGTGCTGAGCGTGCGCGGGCAGGGGCGGTTGGTGGGCACCGTCCAGGCCACGATCGCCCCGGCGCGCGGTCAGGCCGAGCTGGCCTGGGTCGTCGGCACCCCCTGGCAGGGCCACGGCTTCGCCGCGGAGGCCGCCCGCGCGCTCGCGGCCTGGCTGGAGCGGATTCCCGTGGACCGTCTGATCGCCCACATCCACCCGGACCACACCGCTTCGGCGGCGGTCGCCGCGGGCTGCGGAATGCGCCCGACCGAACGCCGCCGGGACGGCGAGATCCGCTGGGAGTCCGGCGGCGGCCGGGACGGCGGCCTCAGCGCAGGGTGA
- a CDS encoding MFS transporter: protein MSPSRDSGPAHPYGQHPARGDGRAGAVVPDVGRAERAGPAAAATITTALAAPAVRWALAGLSLSVLLSSLGTSIAHVGLPTLAEAFSASFQEVQWIVLAYLLAITTLIVGAGRLGDLVGRRRLLLAGISLFTGASVLCGAAPTLWLLIGARAAQGLGAAVMTALTMAFVGETVPKARTGRAMGLLGTMSSVGTALGPSLGGALIAGFGWRALFLVNVPLGLLALSLAHRHLPVDRQEPRAGRARFDHLGTLLLALTLAAYALAMTLGHGRFGPLNVALLVAAACGVGLFVRAEARADSPLVRRAMFRDPVLRASLATSALVSTVMMATLVVGPFYLSRTLGLGEALVGVVLSVGPLVAAVSGVPAGRLADRFGARRMTAVGLVAMAAGSFVLSVAPPALGVLGYVLPLAVVTAGYAVFQTANNTSVMADVLPDRRGVVSGLLNLSRNLGLVTGASVMGAVFAGASATTDVTRASAAAVAAGMRTTFLVAALLVLAALAVALGSGWYRGLTAGRNRTGRTRTRGRLRRGSAGP, encoded by the coding sequence ATGAGCCCCAGCAGAGATTCCGGACCCGCGCACCCGTACGGACAGCACCCCGCCCGCGGTGACGGGAGGGCCGGCGCCGTCGTGCCGGACGTCGGGCGGGCGGAACGGGCCGGGCCGGCCGCCGCCGCCACCATCACCACCGCGTTGGCGGCTCCCGCGGTGCGGTGGGCGCTGGCCGGTCTGTCGCTCTCCGTCCTGCTCTCCTCGCTCGGCACGAGCATCGCCCACGTGGGCCTGCCCACCCTGGCCGAGGCGTTCTCCGCGTCCTTCCAGGAGGTCCAGTGGATCGTCCTGGCCTACCTCCTCGCCATCACCACCCTGATCGTCGGCGCCGGACGGCTCGGTGACCTCGTCGGCCGCCGAAGGCTGCTCCTGGCCGGCATATCCCTGTTCACCGGCGCCTCGGTCCTGTGCGGGGCCGCGCCCACCCTCTGGCTGCTGATCGGCGCCCGGGCGGCGCAGGGCCTCGGAGCGGCGGTCATGACGGCCCTCACCATGGCGTTCGTGGGCGAGACGGTCCCGAAGGCGAGGACGGGGAGGGCCATGGGGCTGCTCGGCACGATGTCCTCGGTCGGCACCGCGCTCGGTCCGTCGCTGGGCGGCGCCCTGATCGCCGGGTTCGGCTGGCGGGCGCTCTTCCTCGTCAACGTGCCGCTGGGCCTGCTGGCCCTGTCCCTCGCCCACCGCCATCTGCCCGTAGACCGGCAGGAGCCCCGAGCCGGCCGGGCCCGCTTCGACCACCTGGGCACGCTGCTCCTCGCGCTGACCCTGGCGGCCTACGCGCTCGCCATGACCCTCGGACACGGCCGTTTCGGACCGCTGAACGTGGCGCTGCTGGTGGCCGCCGCCTGCGGAGTCGGCCTGTTCGTGCGCGCCGAGGCGCGAGCGGACTCCCCGTTGGTCCGGCGGGCGATGTTCCGCGATCCGGTGCTCCGTGCGAGCCTCGCCACGAGCGCGCTCGTCTCGACGGTGATGATGGCGACGCTGGTGGTCGGTCCGTTCTACCTCTCTCGCACGCTCGGGCTCGGCGAGGCCCTGGTCGGAGTCGTCCTGTCGGTCGGCCCCCTGGTCGCCGCGGTGAGCGGGGTGCCGGCCGGTCGCCTCGCGGACCGGTTCGGCGCACGTCGCATGACGGCCGTCGGGCTCGTCGCGATGGCGGCCGGCTCCTTCGTCCTGTCCGTGGCGCCGCCGGCGCTCGGGGTCCTCGGCTACGTCCTCCCCCTCGCCGTCGTCACCGCCGGCTACGCGGTGTTCCAGACGGCGAACAACACCTCGGTCATGGCGGACGTCCTCCCGGACCGGCGGGGGGTCGTGTCCGGCCTGCTGAACCTCTCCCGCAACCTCGGGCTCGTCACCGGTGCGTCCGTCATGGGCGCCGTGTTCGCGGGCGCGTCGGCGACGACCGACGTCACCCGGGCGTCCGCCGCGGCCGTGGCCGCCGGCATGCGGACCACCTTCCTGGTCGCGGCCCTCCTGGTCCTCGCCGCGCTCGCCGTGGCGCTGGGGAGCGGGTGGTACCGCGGGCTCACCGCCGGAAGGAATCGAACCGGGAGGACCCGAACGCGCGGACGGCTGCGGCGCGGCTCCGCAGGGCCGTGA
- a CDS encoding DUF3224 domain-containing protein → MPTPVQPVETGGRFTFAHWEETPVGPAEAVPRLAHARVTNAFTGGIEAPGTACDYTIAYTGKNVGTYSGMELLAGSLDGRKGTFVLEERGTFDAAGTVCRFEVVPGSATGDLVGLTGSGGFTFRHGESSVAYSFTYDLG, encoded by the coding sequence ATGCCCACGCCCGTACAGCCCGTGGAGACCGGTGGCCGCTTCACCTTCGCCCACTGGGAGGAGACCCCCGTCGGCCCCGCGGAGGCCGTACCCCGGCTCGCCCACGCCCGTGTCACCAATGCCTTCACCGGTGGGATCGAGGCTCCTGGGACCGCCTGCGACTACACGATCGCCTACACCGGGAAGAACGTCGGCACCTACAGCGGCATGGAACTGCTCGCCGGCAGCCTCGACGGCCGCAAGGGCACCTTCGTACTGGAGGAGCGCGGCACCTTCGACGCGGCCGGCACCGTCTGCCGCTTCGAGGTGGTGCCCGGCTCCGCCACCGGGGACCTCGTGGGGCTGACGGGCTCCGGAGGATTCACCTTCCGCCACGGCGAATCCTCCGTCGCCTACTCCTTCACCTACGACCTGGGCTAG
- a CDS encoding DNRLRE domain-containing protein, with translation MRRSRSLAAALVLSLAGTGAGVGLGLAPQAAAVTPPVAFTADALATWQPNGVVWALAEAGGQVFAGGTFSTVRPPAGGAGSEQSAVNFVALDAATGAPTACTLSFTIGSGTATVRALALSPDKTTLYAGGYFGAVNGTAVSSLAAIDVASCTVKTGFRPAFAATVRALAVTGDTVYAGGDFLSVAGQPRQRFAAVGAADGALKPFTANADEPGRAVEVTPDGNGVILGGDFFTVNGTNTHALAVVDATSGALTTSYPGFIETNSVVKDIATDATGFYTANEGTGGGVFDGRIALNLSNFGQRWRDTCLGATQAVLPYQSVLYSASHAHDCSSVGEFPDGQRHHLLAQPTGGTGKLGWAPDTNDGIGEGIGPRVMTVGSKGGVQYLWVGGEFTTVNGAAQQSLTRFASTGDTGAPTVPVASAVSFKPGEVQVRWRTSLDLDDSALTYRIYRNGAATPVATVSADSLFFKRPQASWTDTTVAAGQSYTYRVTATDAAGNTSALSATASVTVPTTVDGYPNQVRADGAQQYWRYDESSLPFAADSSAGGNQSGVHHNAPALRQSPGAVSGASTAIGFNGTDTQVYGDQRQTVGSTYTIETWFKTTTTRGGKLVGFGNNQARGSNQYDKHIYMTNGGRLVYGVYTGATRTITTSGAYNDDQWHHVVATQGPGGMSLYVDGVQRGTLAVTTHENFSGYWHAGGDSLGGWPDRPTSEYWAGRLDETAVYPTVLSAAQVQNHHALATAPADSVVQVTAAEDTYANAGAPATNYGTSGSLAVRGTSFYASYLRFNLPAAPAGTVLKSATLSVKTSTMSGAGTTDTVSVVPVTGSWTEGGTTYNNRPALGGPALGAFAGVPDGSAVHTTGLTTATVAAALGGGYGLALSSTGTDALWLWSSEAQAGEGTPQLTLTFGAP, from the coding sequence ATGCGTAGATCCCGAAGCCTGGCGGCCGCTCTCGTCCTGTCCCTGGCCGGAACCGGCGCAGGAGTGGGCCTCGGCCTCGCCCCACAGGCCGCGGCCGTCACCCCGCCCGTCGCGTTCACCGCCGACGCACTCGCGACCTGGCAGCCCAACGGCGTCGTCTGGGCCCTCGCCGAGGCCGGCGGCCAGGTCTTCGCCGGCGGCACCTTCTCCACCGTGCGCCCGCCCGCGGGCGGAGCCGGGAGCGAGCAGTCGGCCGTGAACTTCGTGGCGCTCGACGCCGCGACCGGCGCCCCGACCGCCTGCACCCTGTCCTTCACCATCGGCTCCGGCACCGCGACGGTCCGCGCTCTCGCCCTCTCGCCGGACAAGACGACCCTGTACGCCGGCGGTTACTTCGGCGCCGTCAACGGCACGGCCGTCTCCAGCCTCGCCGCCATCGACGTGGCGAGCTGCACGGTCAAGACCGGCTTCCGCCCGGCCTTCGCGGCCACCGTCCGCGCCCTCGCCGTCACCGGTGACACCGTCTACGCGGGCGGCGACTTCCTCAGCGTGGCCGGTCAGCCGCGCCAGCGCTTCGCCGCCGTCGGCGCGGCCGACGGGGCGCTGAAGCCCTTCACCGCCAACGCCGACGAGCCCGGGCGCGCCGTCGAGGTCACCCCTGACGGCAACGGCGTGATCCTCGGCGGCGACTTCTTCACCGTCAACGGCACGAACACGCACGCGCTGGCCGTCGTCGACGCGACGAGCGGCGCGCTCACCACGTCGTACCCCGGTTTCATCGAGACCAACTCCGTCGTCAAGGACATCGCGACCGACGCCACCGGCTTCTACACCGCCAACGAGGGCACCGGCGGCGGGGTCTTCGACGGCCGGATCGCGCTCAACCTCAGCAACTTCGGCCAGCGCTGGCGCGACACCTGCCTCGGTGCCACCCAGGCCGTGCTGCCGTACCAGAGCGTGCTCTACAGCGCCTCCCACGCGCACGACTGCTCCAGCGTCGGCGAGTTCCCCGACGGCCAGCGTCACCACCTGCTCGCCCAGCCCACCGGCGGCACCGGCAAGCTGGGCTGGGCCCCCGACACCAACGACGGCATCGGCGAGGGCATCGGCCCGCGCGTCATGACGGTCGGCTCCAAGGGCGGCGTCCAGTACCTGTGGGTCGGCGGGGAGTTCACCACCGTCAACGGGGCGGCGCAGCAGAGCCTGACGCGCTTCGCCTCCACCGGGGACACCGGCGCGCCCACCGTGCCCGTGGCGAGCGCGGTCAGCTTCAAGCCCGGCGAGGTCCAGGTGCGCTGGCGCACCAGCCTCGACCTCGACGACAGCGCGCTGACGTACAGGATCTACCGGAACGGCGCGGCCACGCCGGTCGCCACAGTCAGCGCCGACTCGCTGTTCTTCAAGCGCCCGCAGGCCTCCTGGACCGACACCACCGTCGCGGCGGGCCAGTCGTACACCTACCGGGTGACGGCCACCGACGCGGCCGGCAACACCAGCGCCCTGTCCGCGACGGCGAGCGTGACGGTCCCGACCACGGTGGACGGCTACCCGAACCAGGTCCGCGCCGACGGGGCCCAGCAGTACTGGCGCTACGACGAATCGTCCCTGCCCTTCGCCGCCGACTCCTCGGCCGGCGGCAACCAGAGCGGCGTGCACCACAACGCCCCCGCCCTGCGCCAGAGCCCGGGCGCGGTCTCCGGTGCGAGCACGGCGATCGGCTTCAACGGCACGGACACCCAGGTGTACGGGGACCAGCGGCAGACGGTGGGCAGCACCTACACCATCGAGACCTGGTTCAAGACGACCACCACCCGGGGCGGCAAGCTCGTCGGCTTCGGCAACAACCAGGCGCGCGGCAGCAATCAGTACGACAAGCACATCTACATGACCAATGGCGGCCGGCTGGTCTACGGGGTCTACACCGGAGCCACCCGCACCATCACCACGAGCGGCGCGTACAACGACGACCAGTGGCACCACGTCGTCGCGACCCAGGGACCCGGCGGGATGAGCCTCTACGTGGACGGCGTCCAGCGGGGCACCCTCGCCGTCACCACGCACGAGAACTTCTCGGGCTACTGGCACGCCGGAGGTGACAGCCTCGGCGGCTGGCCCGACCGCCCGACCAGCGAGTACTGGGCGGGCCGGCTCGACGAGACCGCCGTCTACCCGACCGTCCTGAGCGCGGCCCAGGTGCAGAACCACCACGCCCTCGCCACCGCCCCGGCCGACTCCGTGGTCCAGGTCACGGCCGCGGAGGACACCTACGCCAACGCGGGCGCACCCGCCACGAACTACGGCACCTCGGGATCGCTCGCCGTGCGCGGCACCTCGTTCTACGCGAGCTACCTGCGCTTCAACCTGCCCGCCGCGCCCGCGGGCACGGTGCTGAAGTCGGCCACCCTCAGCGTGAAGACGAGCACGATGAGCGGCGCCGGAACGACGGACACCGTCTCGGTCGTCCCGGTGACCGGGTCGTGGACCGAGGGCGGTACGACGTACAACAACCGGCCCGCCCTGGGCGGTCCGGCGCTCGGCGCCTTCGCGGGGGTCCCGGACGGTTCGGCGGTGCACACCACCGGACTGACCACCGCAACCGTCGCGGCGGCGCTCGGCGGCGGCTACGGCCTGGCGCTGAGCAGCACCGGTACCGACGCCCTGTGGCTGTGGTCCTCCGAGGCGCAGGCGGGCGAGGGGACGCCGCAGCTGACCCTCACCTTCGGCGCGCCGTGA